From one Trifolium pratense cultivar HEN17-A07 linkage group LG1, ARS_RC_1.1, whole genome shotgun sequence genomic stretch:
- the LOC123900127 gene encoding probable carboxylesterase 6 — protein sequence MYHHKKFHSFLCFLLHSPKPMTTLTSNLNLISQHSKNHQQHHSSSIVEEIKGLIRVHKDGYIERPNIVPCVTTDLSPNLNVISRDIIIDNVTNIWARFYVPNSQIKNLPILVYFHGGGFCVGSAAWSCYHEFLAMLCSKIGCLIMSVNYRLAPENPLPAPYDDGLNALIWLKKQFLYQNENSEFSWWTKKCNFSNVFLGGDSAGGNIAYNVAKRVNSCESDFLRPLNLKGLILIQPFFGGKVRTESEKCIAGSALNLVASDTYWRLALPYGEDRDHPWCNPLVKLEELKVLMMPMLVCISEMDILKDRNLEFCDALESVGKRVEYEVFKGVGHAFQILSKSQVSKIRVVQMMDCVKSFMDL from the coding sequence atgtatcaccacaaaaaatttcattcattcCTTTGTTTCTTACTTCACTCACCAAAACCAATGACTACTCTTACCTCAAATCTAAACCTTATCTCACAACATTCtaaaaatcatcaacaacaccATAGTTCTTCAATTGTTGAGGaaattaaaggcctaattagAGTACACAAAGATGGTTACATAGAAAGACCAAATATTGTTCCATGTGTCACAACTGATTTATCTCCAAATTTGAATGTTATTTCTAGAGACATAATCATTGACAATGTTACAAATATTTGGGCACGTTTTTATGTTCCaaattctcaaataaaaaaCCTACCTATATTAGTTTATTTTCATGGTGGTGGCTTTTGTGTTGGTTCTGCAGCTTGGAGTTGCTACCATGAATTTCTTGCTATGCTATGTTCAAAAATTGGTTGCTTAATTATGTCAGTTAATTATAGATTAGCACCAGAAAATCCTCTTCCAGCACCTTATGATGATGGTTTAAATGCATTAATATGGttgaaaaaacaatttttatatcaaaatgaAAATAGTGAATTTTCATGGTGGACTAAAAAATGCAACTTTTCTAATGTCTTTTTAGGTGGTGATAGTGCAGGTGGTAACATAGCTTATAATGTTGCCAAAAGGGTAAATTCATGTGAAAGTGATTTTTTAAGGCCTTTAAATTTAAAGGGTCTTATTTTGATACAACCATTTTTTGGTGGAAAAGTTAGAACAGAATCAGAGAAATGTATAGCTGGTTCTGCTTTGAATTTGGTAGCATCGGATACTTATTGGCGATTGGCGTTACCGTATGGCGAAGATCGTGATCATCCGTGGTGTAATCCATTGGTGAAATTGGAGGAATTGAAGGTATTGATGATGCCTATGTTGGTTTGTATTTCTGAAATGGATATATTGAAAGATAGGAACTTGGAGTTTTGTGATGCTTTGGAAAGTGTTGGTAAAAGGGTTGAGTATGAAGTGTTTAAAGGTGTAGGACATGCTTTTCAGATTCTTAGTAAATCTCAGGTTTCTAAGATAAGAGTTGTTCAAATGATGGATTGTGTCAAATCCTTCATGGATCTTTGA